In Methanocella paludicola SANAE, the sequence GGCATGATGCGGTCGCCCTTCACCCGGGTCTTCAGCAAGTCAGCGCTAAGCATTAGCGCTCCACCTCTTCAGCATGAAGAGCCTTATGCCTTCGATAAGACGTATCGACCTCGTTGGTGCTGCCCGACACGATCTCGTAGAGCACGGCCTTCTTATCGCCCTTTTTTCGCAGGATGCGGCCCAGGCGCTGGACGAACTCCCGCTTGCTTCCGCTGCCGCTCAGGATGATGCCCACGTTGGCGTCGGGCACGTCCACGCCCTCGTCCAGCACCTTGGACGTGACGAGCGCCCGGTAGTTGCCGGCCCTGAACTCCGCCATGTTCCGGCTGCGCTCGTCCTTGCCGGTCGTATACGTGATGAACGGTATGAGGAACTGCTTCGAGATCCGGTATACCAGGTCGTTGTGCTCGGTGAAAATGATGATCTTGTCTTCGGGCCCCGCGTGCTTCTGCAGCACATCGGCCAGCGCCTCTAACTTGGAAGACGAGTTGAGCGCCGTAACGCGGGCCCTGTGACGGGCCAGTATCGCCTCCCTGGCCCCTTTATCACGGCCGCTCCTCATGACCAGGCGCTCGAAATCCCGGGGCGTCCTCAGTATCAGGTTATTATCCCGCAAATAGTTCTTGTAAATGTCCATGTCCCGAAGGTATTGCTCCTCTTCGTCCGCCGTAAGCTTCACGTAGATACGCCGGAGGTCGAATGGGGCGAGATGTATCCCCTCCATGCTCTCCACGTTGCGCTCGAAGACCTTGCCGCCCACCAGCCTGGGTAATTCTTTATGGCGCCCGTCCTCGCGCTCGTACGTAGCGGTCAGCCCCAGCCTCGCCGGGCAGGCGAACATCTCGGCGATGCTCATGTACCC encodes:
- a CDS encoding DEAD/DEAH box helicase, which gives rise to MIHLTYDRGTILVYGNVRVPGSAWDSRAGAYRAPAFLYKDIRSYVDSSGFSCKDDVLDLVPSPVLTMRTVLRDYQERAVQAWDRAGSWGIVVLPTGSGKTHVAMKAISLASPAIVIVPTLDLLAQWKERLDDEFGIDTGVYSGDEHRLGPVTVATYDTAYIRAAELGNKFRLVVFDEVHHLPSPGYMSIAEMFACPARLGLTATYEREDGRHKELPRLVGGKVFERNVESMEGIHLAPFDLRRIYVKLTADEEEQYLRDMDIYKNYLRDNNLILRTPRDFERLVMRSGRDKGAREAILARHRARVTALNSSSKLEALADVLQKHAGPEDKIIIFTEHNDLVYRISKQFLIPFITYTTGKDERSRNMAEFRAGNYRALVTSKVLDEGVDVPDANVGIILSGSGSKREFVQRLGRILRKKGDKKAVLYEIVSGSTNEVDTSYRRHKALHAEEVER